The Candidatus Peribacteria bacterium region GAGAACAAAGTACGACACCAATCGCCCGAGATTGAACTGCAGCAGTGGTTTGAATTTCTGCGCAGCGGTTTCGGCTCTGTGAACCGCATTATGCTTTGCCGCAAGAGCAAGCAGTAATCCGCCCGTGACCGCCAGACAGCTGCTGGTGCCGGCCACGAGGCCGATGACAAAAATACCGCCCACCGAAAGGATGCCGGAGGTCGACGGGGCCAGCGACATTAGGTCGAATGTCTGCAGGAGTGTGTAGAGCGCAAAAATAACAATCAGCGATGCGCCGATCTCGATCCACTTTCGTGTATCCGGTGAGAGGGTGGCGCCATTCTCCACAACACTGTATCCGGCATCATCAATCACTGCGGTCAGATGTTTCGTATCCAGATGTGCGCCTTTCTTTGGAGTGATCCTCGCAATGCCTTTCCTGTAATCCACATCAACAGATTGCACACCTTCCATTTTGCCGATTTTTCGTTCGAGTAGGAGTTCACAGCTGGCACAGGTCATGCCGCCAATGTGAAACACGGTGCAGGTATTGAGAGTGTTGCGAGGCATACGACTGAGAAAAGGAGTCACTGCATTTACTTTTTTGTCTTCAGCACCATCCCCGCTCCGAGTGCATTCATCAAAAATGCCGTGAGTGCCATGCCCGGAACCGTGATGTACCCGAACATCACAAAGGGTGTCTTCACACAGGATTCACCCGATGCATCACAAGGAGTGGCAGGGTTGGTGGGGGCAGCGATGATGTCGTACATCTGGATGTAGTAGTGCCAGGCCGCATAGCCGGCGCCTATAAGAGAAAGGGCCAGGATGTAGCGTGCCACATTCCGGTCGCGCTTCCAGAGGGCGATCATTAGAAGGATGGCCTGCGGATACATGAAGATGCGCTGGATCCAGCAGTATTTACAGGGATTCCAGCCGCTGATTTCCGAGAAATAGAGACTGCCTGCAATGGACACGAGCGTGACGATCAGTATAAGAATGAGTCCATTCTGTGACGTCCATGTGCTGATGCGGTTCGTTTTCTTTGTAAAAAATTCAATCACAACGGCAGCAAGAATAACGGCGGAGATGATCTGGCCGATGACGACCAGTACAGAGAGAAACGGGACGACGTTCCAGGTGAATTGTGAGAGGTTCATAAGAATATGGTACATCGGATGGTATGAATGTGAATAGATGACGCCAAATGCATAAAGATCTCACTTTTTTCTCGTCATCATTTTTCCTCTTGGTTATACTTCCCCCATGCAAAAAATCATCCCCCACCTCTGGTTCGATACACAGGCTGTGGAAGCGGCACAGTTTTACGTCTCTGCGTTTGGCAACGATTCCAAAATCACGCATCAGTCAAAAATCACAAATACTCCCTCGGGTGATTGTGACATCGTCTCGTTCGATCTCTGCGGCTATTCCTTTATGGGCATCAGTGCCGGCCCGGCATTTACGATCAATCCATGTATATCGTTCATGCTGAACTTCGATCCGTCGAAAGATCCGGATGCCCGCAAAAATCTCGATGTACTTTGGGAGAAGCTCTCTGATGGCGGAACAGCATTGATGCCACTGGATACGTATCCGTTCAGCGATCACTACGG contains the following coding sequences:
- a CDS encoding disulfide bond formation protein B, yielding MNLSQFTWNVVPFLSVLVVIGQIISAVILAAVVIEFFTKKTNRISTWTSQNGLILILIVTLVSIAGSLYFSEISGWNPCKYCWIQRIFMYPQAILLMIALWKRDRNVARYILALSLIGAGYAAWHYYIQMYDIIAAPTNPATPCDASGESCVKTPFVMFGYITVPGMALTAFLMNALGAGMVLKTKK